GGCCGCCGGCAGCATCTCCTCCGGGGAGAGCACCCGGGTGGCGCGGGCGGCGAGGTCCAGCCGCTTCAGCCCGGCCATGGCCAGCACCGTCACGGCGAAATCGCCCTGTTCCAGCCGGCCCAGCCGCGTCTGCACATTGCCGCGCAGCAGGCCGAAGCGCAGATCCGGGCGCAGATGCCGCAGCTGCGCCGCCCGCCGCGCCGAGGCGGTGCCGATGCGCGCCCCCACCGGCAGGAAGCCCAGCGGCAGGGCGCGCTCCTCCGGCGGGCAGGCGGGGGCCAGCAGCAGCGCGTCGCGCGCATCCTCGCGCGGCAGGCAGGCGGCGATGACCAGGCCGGGCGGCAGCTCGGTCTCCAGATCCTTCAGGCTGTGCACGGCGAAATCGACCCGGCCGTCCAGCAGCGCCTCATGGATCTCCTTGGCGAACAGGCCCTTGCCGCCCAGCTCCGCCAGGCGGCGGCGCTGCTCGGCATCGCCGCTGGTGGAGAGCGGCACCGGCAGGGCGCGCGCCTCGCCCAGCGCCGCCAGCACCAGCGCCGTCTGGCGCAGCGCCAGGGGGGAGGCGCGGGTGCCGGCGCGCAGCGGCGCGGCGCCGGCGCGCAGGGGGCGGCGCGGACGCGACGGGATGGTCACCGCCGCGCCGGGCGCGGCATGCTGCAAGGCGGCGGACATGGGCGGCTCCAGGCAGGTCAGAGGCCGGGGAGGGGCTGCGGGCCGGCGAAGTATGGCCGGCCCGCCCCCGTGCGGCGCGGCGGCAGGGGTATCAGTGGCCGCCGCGCCCCGGAGGGTGGAAGGGGCGCGCCGCGCCCCCTCCGCATCGGGTCACTCGGCGGCCTGCGCGTTGGTCGGCGCGGAATCCGCTTCCGGCTGCAGATGCTTCAGCGCCTCGGCCACACCGGCGGCATAGGCCGGGTCCACCTTCTCGAAATGCCCGAGCTGCCGGTCGATGATGAATTGCGGCACGCCCTGCATGGCGCCGGCGATATTCTTGAACAGCCGCTGCTGCTGCTCGGCGCCGAGCAGGTGGAACAGCGCGCGGGGCTGGCTGTAATCGTCATTGCCCTCGCGGTGGTTGTAGCGGTCGGCATCGCCGGTGATGCGCAGCGGCGGCTCCTGGGCGGATTTCGCCTCGACCGGGCCGTTGAAGGAGTTCGGCTCGTAATAGGCATCCGTCCCCACCGGCGCGTCGAAGCGCATGGCGCCATCGGCGTGGTAGTGATGCACCTGCGCCTTCGGGCGGTTCACCGGCAGCGCCTCGTAATGCGTGCCGACGCGGTAGCGATGCGCATCCGCATAGGCGAAGATGCGGCCCTGCAGCATCTTGTCCGGCGAGAAGCCGATGCCGGGCACGATGTTCGAGGGCGAGAAGGAGGATTGCTCGATCTCGGCGAAATAGTGCTTGGCGTTGCGGTTCAGCTCGAGGATGCCGACCTCGATCAGCGGGTAGTCGGCATGCGGCCAGACCTTGGTCAGGTCGAAGGGGTTGTAGGCGGTCTTCTCCGCATCCAGCTCCGGCATGATCTGCACGCACATGCGCCAGCGCGGGAATTCGCCCCGCTCGATCGCCTCGTACAGGTCGCGCTGCGAGCTCTCGCGGTCATGCGCGATGACGGCGTTGCCCTCGTCATTCGTCCAGGTCTTGATGCCCTGCATGCACTTGAAGTGGAACTTCACCCAGTAGCGCTCGCCGGCATCGTTCCAGAAGGAGAAGGTGTGGCTGCCATAGCCGTTCACGAAGCGGTAGCCCTGCGGCAGGCCGCGATCGCTGAACAGGATGGTCACCTGGTGCAGGCTCTCGGGCGAGAGCGACCAGAAATCCCACATGGCGGTCGGCGAGCGCATATTGGTCGCCGGGTGGCGCTTCTGGGTGCGGATGAAATCGGGGAACTTCACCGGGTCGCGGATGAAGAAGACCGGCGTGTTGTTGCCGACGAGGTCCCAATTGCCCTCCTCGGTGTAGAATTTCAGCGCGAAGCCGCGCACATCGCGCTCGGCATCGGCCGCGCCGCGCTCGCCGGCGACGGTGGAGAAGCGCAGCAGAACCTCAGTCTGCTTGCCGATGCCGTCGAACAGCTTCGCCTTGGTGTATTTCGTGATGTCGTTGGTGATGGTCAGGGTGCCATAGGCGCCGGAGCCCTTGGCATGCACCACGCGCTCGGGGATGCGCTCGCGGTTCTGGTGCGCCAGCTTCTCGATCAGCTGGTAGTCCTGCAGCAGCAGCGGGCCGCGCGGCCCGGCGGAGAGCGAATTCTGGTTGTCGGGCACCGGGGCGCCGGCGGTGGTGGTCAGGGTCGGGCGCTGGGTCTCGGACATTTCTGGCAGCTCCTCTGGCAGGGGTGCGAACTGACTTAACAGCCTCGCTTCGATCGGTTAAATCGATCTTGTATTTTCGTGCGATAGGGAAAACCGAAGAATGCCGGCCCCCCCTTCGACGCTCGCAGGCCTGTCCCTGCGCGACCTGGAATATGCCGTGACCGTTGCGGAAATGCGACATTTCGGTCGTGCCGCGGAGCGCTGCGGCGTCAGCCAGCCGGCGCTGTCCGAGCAGATCCGCAAGCTGGAGGCGCTGCTGGGCGTCGCCCTGTTCGAGCGCGCCGCCCGCCGGGTGGAGGTGACCCCGCAGGGCGAGGCGCTGCTGGCCCAGGCCCGGGCGGTGACGCGCGCCGCGCGCGGGCTGCTCGACCTGGCCCAGCAGCAGGCCGAGCCGCTCTCGGGCCCGCTGCGACTGGGGGTGATCGCGACCCTCGGCCCCTATTACCTGCCCGGCGTGCTGCGCGCGGTGCGCGACCGCTTCCCCCGGCTGGTGCTGCGGCTGCAGGAGGGGCGCACCGCCGCCCTGGTGGCGGCGCTGGAGCAGGGCGAGCTGGATGCGGCGCTGATCGCCCTGCCGGCGCCCTCCGACAGCCTGGCCGCCGCGCCGCTCTTCTTCGAGCCCTTCCTGCTGGCCTGCCCGCAGGGGCATGGGCTGCTCGACCAGCCGGAGCTGACGCTGGCCGATCTGCGCGGTAGCGACCTGCTGCTGCTGGAGGAGGGGCATTGCCTGCGCGACCAGGCGCTCTCCCTCTGCGCCGTGCCGCGCGGCGAGCGCGACAGCCGCTTCGCCACCAGCCTGGAGATGCTGCGCCACATGATCGCCGCCGGGGAGGGGATCTCCCTGCTGCCGCAGCTGGCGGCGCAGGGGCGCAGCGATCTGGGCGGGCTGGTGGCGCTGCGCCGGCTGGAGGATGCCGAGGCCGGGCGGCGCATCGGCCTGGTCTGGCGCGGCACCGACCCGCGTCGGGAGAGTTTTCGCGCGCTGGCCGGCTTCCTGCGCGAGACGGCGCCGCTGCCGCCGGCGCCCGATGGCGTCCCCGGCTGAGCGCGATTCCACCTGTCCTCATTGTGAATATGACAGTTTTGTTGCATTGAAGGGTCCGCCAGCTCAACGCGCCGCCCCCCGAGGGCGGAGAGGGGGGAAGACCCATGAACACGATCTCGCTGCGCCGCGCCCTGCTGGGTGCCGGCTTTGTCCTGGCCGCCGGCCTGGCGGCCAAGCCCGCCGCCGCCCAGGGCAGCCTCAACATCTACTGCTCGGCGCTGGTCGAATGGTGCCAGGCGGCGGCCAATGCCTTCGCGCGTGAGACCGGCATCCGCGTCAACATGTCGCAGAAGGGCAGCGGCGAGGTGCTGGCGCAGATCCGCGCCGAGGCGCAGAACCCGCGCGGCGACATCTGGTATGGCGGCACCGGCGACCCGCATCTGCAGGCGGCCGAGGACAATCTGAGCGCCGAGTACCGTTCCCCCCTGCTCGACCAGCTGCATGACTGGGCGCAGAAGCAGGCGCGCGATTCCCAGTATCGCACGGTCGGCATCTATGCCGGCGCGCTGGGCTTCGGCTTCAACACCGAGCTGCTGGCCCGCCGCGGCATCACGCCCCCCGCCTGCTGGCGCGACCTGCTGACCGGGCCCTTCCGCAACGAGATCCAGATGGCCAACCCGCAATCCAGCGGCACCGCCTATGTGATGATCGCGACCATGGTGCAGGTGATGGGGGAGGAGCCGGCCTTCGACTATCTCCGCCAGCTGCACCGCAACATCAATGCCTATCCGCGCAGCGGCACGGCGCCGGTCAAGGCGGTGGCGCGGGGCGAGACGGGGGTCTCCATCTCCTTCGTGCATGACGTGGTGACCGAGCGGCTGGGCGGCTTCCCGGTGGGCTATGCGGTGCCCTGCGAGGGCACGGGCTACGAGATCGGCTCCATGTCGATCATCCGCGGCGCCCGCAATGAGCGCAATGCCCGCCGCTTCTATGACTGGGCGCTGTCGCCCGAGGGCCAGCGCGTCGCCGCCGAGGCGAAATCCTTCCAGACGCCGTCCAACCGCAACACCCCCGTGCCGGCCGAGGCGCCGCAGATGAGCCAGATCCGCCTGATCGACTACGACTTCGCCAAATACGGCACCAGCGCGGAGCGGCGGCGGCTGATCGAGCGCTGGGACCGCGAAGTCAACAGCCTGCCGCGCTGATCCGACCATGCGCGCAGCCGGCCTGTCCGGCGCGGCGATCACCCTGGTCGCCGCGCTGCTCCTGCCCTGGTACCTGCTCCAGGACGGGATCCTCACGACTCCCCTGGCCGGCTTCGCCTGGCTGAACGACCCCGATTACGCCCCGGCCCTGGGCCAGGCGCTGAGCCAGGGCCGCTGGTGGCTCTGGCCCGCGGTGCTGGCCCCGGCGCTGGCGCTGGCGGCGGGGCTCGCCCCCCTGCCGCGTGCCCGCCGCGCCGATCTCTATCTGTTGGCGGGCGGGCTCGGCCTGCTGCTTCTGGTGGCGCAGGGCGAGGCCATCGGCGTGCGCGGCTGGAACCATGCCTGGCTGGAAGGCCTGTTCGGCCCGATGGAGGACCGGCAATTCGGCATCGGCTGGGGCGGCGCCGTCGTGGCGCTGGGCCTCTGCCAGGTGCTGGCGGCGGGGCTGGCCGGGCGCGGCGCCTTCCGCGGCGATGCCTTCACCGCCAGCGCGGCGGTGGCCATCGGCGTCGGCGTGCTGCTCTTCACCTTCCTGCCCATCGCGGCGCTGCTGGGCGATGCCTTCCGCGACCCGGCGGGCGCCTTCAGCCCGCTGGCCTCGGCGCCGCGGCTGCTGGATGACCGGCTCTGGGGGCTGGGCTGCCTGGCGGGCGCGCCGCGCTGCGGCGTGGTGTGGAACACCGTCTTCCTGGCCACGCTGGTGGGCTTCGGCACCACCGCCCTCGGCCTCGCCTTCGCCCTGCTGGTCACCCGCGGGCGGCTGCGCTACGCGGCGCCGCTGCGCTGGCTGACCGTGCTGCCCATCGTCACGCCGCCCTTCATCCTGGGCCTCGGGCTGATCCTGATCTTCGGCCGCTCCGGCCTGGTCTCGCTGGCGGCGGCCAACTGGTTCGGCATCGAGCTCGGCCGCTGGATCTATGGCCTGCCGGGCCTGCTGCTGGCGCAGCTCTTCGCCTTCACCCCGATCGCCTTCCTGGTGCTGATCGGCGTGGTCGAGGGGCTGTCGCCGACGCTCGAGGAAGCGGCGTCGATGCTGCGCGCCTCGCCGGAGAAGACCTTCCGCACCGTCACCCTGCCGCTGCTGATGCCGGGGCTGGCCAATGCCTTCCTGCTCGGCTTCATCGAGAGCATCGCCGATTTCGGCAATGCCGTGGTGCTGGGCGGCAGCTTCAACGTGCTGGCCACCGAGATCTTCTTCGCGGTGGTCGGCGCCCAGGCCGATCCGGGCCGGGCGGCGGCGCTGTCGCTGGTGCTGCTGGCGCTGGCCTGCCTGATCTTCATCGCGCAGCAGCGGCTGACAGGCGGCCGCAAATCCTTCGTCTCGATCGGCGGCAAGGGCGATTCCGGCCTGCCGCCGGCGCTGCCGCCGCGCATCCGCCGGCTGTGCCTGTCCCTGGCGCTGCCCTGGGCGGGGCTGACCATCGCGCTCTATGTGCTGGCCATCTCCGGCGCCTTCGTCGAGATCTGGGGCCGCGACTACACGCCGACGCTGCGCCACATGGTCAAGGCCTTCGACTTCGAATGGGCGGACGGGCTGCAGCTGACCGGCATGGCCTGGAACAGCGTGCTGACCACGCTGGAGCTCTCGGCCATCGCCGCCCCCATCACCGCCATGCTCGGCATCCTGGCGGCCTGGCTGTTCAGCCGCACCCGCTTCGCCGGGCGGGGCGTCCTGGAATTCGCGACCCTGCTCTCCTTCGCCGTGCCCGGCACGGTGATCGGCGTCGCCTATCTGCGCGCCTTCAACCTCCCCCCGCTGGAGCTGGCGGGGACGGGGGCGATCATCGTGCTCTGCTTCATCTTCCGCAATCTGCCGGTGGGCTTGCGCTCCGGCATGGCGGCGATGGCGCAGATCGACCGCTCGCTGGACGAGGCCTCGCACACGCTGGGCGGCGGTGGCATGGACGCCTTCCGCCGCGTGCTGATGCCGCTGCTGCGCCCCGCGCTGATCGCCGGCCTCACCTACGCCTTCGTCCGCGCCATGACGACGATCAGCGCGGTCATCTTCCTCGTCACCGCCGAGACCGAGCTGGCGACCGTCTTCATCGTCAACCGCGTCATCAATGGCGATTACGGCCTGGCCATTGCCGTCGCCGTCGCGCTGATCGTGCTGATGCTGGCCGTGCTCGGCCTGGCGCAGCTGGCGGTCGGCCGCCGCCGCATCGGCCGCCGCGCCGCCACTCCCGTTGCAGGAACCGCCGCATGAGCCGCGCCGCCGAGATCCGCTTCAACAACGTCGTCAAGCGCTTCGGCACGGCGACCGCGGTGCGGAACGTGTCCTTCACCATCCCCGCCGGGCAGCTCTGCACGCTGCTCGGCCCCTCGGGCTGCGGCAAGACGACAATCCTGCGCATGGTGGCCGGGCTGGAATACCCGACCGAGGGCCAGGTGATGATCGGCGGCCGCGACGTCTCCGGCCTGCCGCCGGCCGAGCGCGACGTCTCCATGGTGTTCCAGTCCTACGCGCTGTTCCCGCATATGAGCGTGCTGGAGAATGTCGCCTATGGCCTGACCGTCTCCGGCCGCCCGAAGCGGGAGGCGATGGAGGCGGCGAAGGCCGCGCTGAACTCGGTGGGGCTGGCCGGTTTCGACGCCCGCCTGCCCTCCGAGCTGTCGGGCGGCCAGCAGCAGCGCGTCGCGGTGGCGCGCGCGCTGGTGCTGGAACCCTCCGTGCTGCTGTTCGACGAGCCGCTCTCCAATCTCGACGCTCGGCTCCGCCGCCACATGCGCGAGGAGATCCGCGAGCTGCAGCAGCGCCTCGGCGTCACGGTGGTCTATGTGACGCATGACCAGAGCGAGGCGCTGGCGATCAGCGACAAGATCATCGTCATGAACAATGCGGTGATCGCGCAGGAGGGCACACCCTCCGAGCTCTATGAGGCGCCGCGCAACGCCTTCGTCGCCGGCTTCATCGGCGATGCCAACCAGCTGCCGGTGACGATCGGCCGCATCGAGGGCGAGCTGGCCGAGGTGGTGCTGGGCCAGGCGCGGCTGATGCTGCCGCATCGCGGCCGGGCCCCGGGTGCCGCGCAGGTGGCGCTGCGGCCCGAGGCGGTGCGCCTGCTGCCCCCCGATGCGCCGGAGGCCGCGACCACCGGCCGCGTCGCCAAGGCCGCCTATCTCGGCGGCATCATGGAGTACACGGTGGAGACGAAGCTGGGCCCGGTCTTCATCACCGCGCCGGCGTCAGGCCCGCATCTGGCGGCGGGCGATGCGGTGGGCATCGGCGTCGGTGGCAGCGGCATCGCCGTGCTGGCGGAGTGACGCGCCGGGCGGGGGCGCCGCACGCCCCCGCCCCGCTCACGGCCAGGCGCGGAGAATCTCCTCCGTCGCCGCGGCCTCGATCTGCTGGCCGAAGCGCTCCTGGTAGAGCGTCAGCAGCGCGTCATGCGTGCGGTCGGAGGAGGAGCAGATAGCATCCACCGGCACCACCACGCGATAGCCGCGATCCACCGCGCCCAGCACGGCGGCCAGCACGCAGACATCCGTCTCCGCCCCGCTGATGATCAGCGTGTCCACGCCCCGCTCCTGCAGCAGCGTCTCCAGCCCGTCCTCCAGCCAGGGCGAATACACCGTCTTGTCGATGACCGGCGCCGGCGGGGTGAAGCGGCGCAGGCTGGGCAGCAGCTCCACCGCGTCCGGCGGCAGCGCCTGCAGCGTCATCTGCGGCCAGTTCTCGTAGTAGCGGCGCCAGGCGCCCTTGCCCTCGCCGGGGCGGGGCTGCGGGATGAAGCGGGTGAAGATGGTCTGCGCCGGCTGCGCCTCCGCCAGCCGCTCCACCACCGGCAGCACACGCGCCATCCAGGGCGTGTGCCAGGCGGAGCCTTCGGCGAAGAGGTTCTGCATGTCGACGCAGAGATGGTGGCAACGCGCCCCCAAGGGGCCGTAGCGGAGCCCGCGTTTCGCGGCCATGATGTGCCCTCCCGGTTGGTGACCAGGAGGCCAACGCCTCAGGCCTCGGGCACGTTGCGGCGCAGCTCCTCCAGCCAGATCTCCGCATTGCCATCGGACGGCGCGCGCCAATCGCCGCGCGGCGAGAGCGAGCCGCCCGCCACCACCTTCGGCCCGTTCGGCAGGGCCGAGCGCTTGAACTGCGCGAAGCCGAAGAAGCGCTGCAGGAACACCTCCAGCCAATGGCGGATGGTGGCCAGGTCGTAGGTGTTGCGCCGCTCCTCCGGGAAGCCCGGCGGCCAATGGCCGCGTGCCGCATCGCCCCAGGCCTGCAAGGCCAGGAAAGCGATCTTCGAGGGCCGGAAGCCGTAGCGCAGCGTATAAAACAGATGAAAATCCTGCAGTGCATAGGGGCCGATCTTGGCCTCGGTGCTCTGCAGCGCCTGGCTTTCGCCATCGGCCGGGATCAGCTCGGGCGAGATCTCCGTCTCCAGGATCGCCTGCAGCGTCGTGCCGACCTCCGCCGAGAACTGGCCGGACTGGATCACCCAGCGGATCAGATGCTGGATCAGCGTCTTCGGCACGCCGGCATTGACGTTGTAATGCGACATCTGGTCGCCCACGCCATAGGTGCACCAGCCCAGCGCCAGCTCCGACAGGTCGCCGGTGCCGAGCACCATGCCGCCATGCCGGTTGGCGGCGCGGAACAGATAGTCGGTGCGCAGCCCGGCCTGGACATTCTCGAAGGTCACGTCATAGACCGGCTCGCCCTGCGCGAAGGGATGGCCGAGATCGGCCAGCATCTGCCGGGCCGCGGGGCGGATATCCAGCTCATGCGCGGTGACGCCAAGGCTCGCCATCAGCGCATGCGCATTGGTCTTGGTGCCGGCGCTGGTGCCGAAGCCGGGCATGGTATAGGCGATGATGTCGCTGCGCGGCCGCCCCATCACATCCATCGCGTGCGCCGCGACGATCAGCGCCTGGGTCGAATCCAGCCCGCCCGAGACGCCGATGATGATCTTGCGGTTGCGCGTCGCCTGGCAGCGCTGCACCAGCCCCGCGACCTGGATGTTGTAGGCCTCGTAGCAATCCTGGTGCAGCCGCGCCGCATCGGCGGGCACGAAGGGGAAACGCTCCAGCGCGCGCAGGAAGCCGATATCGCCCTGCGGCGGGTCGAGGCGGAAGGCAATCTCGCGGAAGGGAGCGCCGAAGCCGCGGCGGTTGTCGTCGAAAGTGCCCTGGCGCGACCGCTCCTGCCGCAGCAGGTCGAGATCGATATCGGCCAGCACCATCTGCTCGCCCTCAGGGAAGCGCTCGCTCTCCGCCAGCACCGCGCCATTCTCGAAGATCGAGACCTGGCCGTCCCAGGCGAGGTCGGTGGTGGATTCGCCGGCGCCGGCGGCGGCGTAGAGATAGGCGCCGAGGCAGCGCGCCGATTGCGACTGGCAGAGCAGCCGCCGCGTCTCCGCCTTGCCCACGGTGATGTTGCTGGCCGAGAGATTGGCCAGCACCACGGCGCCGGCCAGCGCCGCCTGCGAACTGGGCGGGATCGGCACCCAGAAATCCTCGCAGATCTCGGCATGGATGGTGAGGCCCGGCACATCCTCGGCGCGGTAGATCAAATCGCCGCCGAAGGGCACCTCCTGCCCCAGCAGGCGGATGCTGCCCGCCATGCCCTGGCCGGAGGCGAAATGCCGGTGCTCGTAGAATTCGCGGTAGTTCGGCAGATGCTGCTTCGGCGTGACGCCGAGCAGCCTGCCGCCCTGCATGGCCACGGCGCAATTGTAGAGCCGCCCCTGGTGGCGCAGCGGCGCGCCCACCAGCAGCAGCGGCCGCAGCCCCGCGCTCTCCGCCAGCATGGTGGCCAGCGCCTGCTCCACCGCGTCCAGCAGCGTGTCCTGCAGCAGCAGATCGTCGATGGCGTAGCCGGACAGGCCCAGCTCCGGGAACACCACCAGCGCCGCGCCCTGCTCATGCGCGCGGCGGGCGGCCTCCAGCATGGCGGCGGCATTCGCCGCCGGATGGGCGATGCTGCAGCGCGTGGTGCAGGCGGCGACGCGGGCGAAGCCGTGGCGGTAGAGGGAGAGGAAGCTCATGCCCCAAGGATGGGGCGCGCCGCGCCCGCCGTCCAGCTTGGCCGCGCTTCTATCGCCAGGAGGAATCGTCGCGCGGCAGGCGCCGCTCGTCATCGACCAGGCGCAGGCTGTGCGGCGCCGCCTCGCCCCAGTCCCAGAAGACGGCATTCACATCCTCGGGCGTGGCGCCGGGGGCGTAGCTCGGCACCAGGATGGCGGCGATGCCGGCCTCGCGCAGCCGCCGGGCCAGGCGCCAGCTCGGCGGCTCGATGCCGCGATCGGCCAGATCCTCCCAGGCGCAGGCGAGATCGCCAGGGCGGATGCCATGCGCCTCTCGCGTGGCCGGGTCGGTCAGGTCCAGCACGTCGTCGCATTCGGCGCGATAGGCGCAAAGTGTCAGCGGCTGGGCCTTGAAGGCGAAGCCCTGCTGCGCCTCGCGCCAGGCGGTCTCGAAGCGCAGCGAGGTGTAGAGGGCGGCCATACCGCGCGGGTTGAAGCGCCCGCCATACCGCGCCGCCCCGGCACCCGAGAGCGGGTCGAAGGACCAGCGCGGATGATGCGCGCGGTAGACCGTGGCGGAGAGCAGCACGCCGCGGTCAGGCGTAGCCGCCGACCGCCATCCGGTCGAGATAGCGCTTCACCGCCTCGGCCCGGCCTTCCTTCACCAGCGCCTCGGCGGTCTGGTCGCCGAAGGAGGGCAGGGGCTGCGCCCGGTACCAGGCGAAGGCCTGGGCGGTGGAGCCGGCCCAGGGGCGGACGCGGTTGATGATCTCCACCATGTCGCGCAGCCGGGACTGGGTGGCGCCGGCCTTCAGCCGCGCCAGCTTGGAGACGGCGTCGCGCGACAGGCCGGCGACCAGCGCCAGCTCCACCTTGGTGATGCGGAACTGCTCCACCAGGCGGTCGGCGGTGATGTAGCCATCCGGCCCCATCACCTCGGCGATGAACCGCGGATCCATCCGCACTGCCTCAACAGATGTCCCATTCATGGGGCAGATGATGGGGCGGCGAGGCCGCCGCTTCAAGGGTTTTCGGCGGCGGCCGCGCCCTCAGGGGCGGAGGGCGGCGGCGTAGCGCGGCAGCAGCGCCTCCTCCGTCGCCAGGAAGGGGATGCCATAGACCGCCTCCAGCCGCGCCGGCTGGAACACGGCCTCCGGCGGGCCCTCGGCCACCAGCCGGCCCTGCTCCAGCAGGGCGACGCGGTCGGCGACGTAGCGCGCCTCGTTCAGGTCGTGCAGCACGATCAGCACTGCCAGCCCCTCCGCCGCCAGCTCGCGCAACAGGCGCAGCAGCTGGGCGCGATGGCCGGCATCCAGGCTGGCCGTCGGCTCGTCCAGCAGCAGCGCCGCCGGCCTTGCCATGCCGGAGAGCTGCGCCAGGGCGCGGGCGATCTGCACCCGCTGCTGCTCGCCGCCCGAGAGCCGCCCATAGGGCCGTTCCGCCAGATGCGCGATGCCGGCGCGGGCCATGGCCTCGGCCACCGCCGCGCGGTCCTGGCGCATCGCCCCGGTGCCGTGCCAGGGCAGCCGGCCGAGGGCCGCCACCTCCGCCGCGCGCAGCGGGAAGGAGAGGGCGATCTTCTGGCTGACCACGGCGCGCCGCCGCGACAGCGCCAGCGGGTCCCAGGCGGCGAGGTCGCGCCCCTCCAGCCGCGCCGCGCCCGCATCGGGGGCCAGCTCGCCGGAGAAGAGCCGCAGCAGGGTGGATTTCCCGGCGCCATTGGGGCCGACCAGCGCCAGCACCTCGCCCGGGCGCAGCGCCAGGGAGACACCCTCCAGCAGCACCCTGCCGCCGCGCGACAGGCGGCATTCCTGCAGCCCGATCATGCCACCCCCCCGCGCCGCAGCAGCCACAGGAAGAAGGGCGCGCCGAGGAGGGCGGTGACGACGCCGATCGGCAGCTCGGCCGGGGCGGCCAGGCTGCGCGCGGCGAGGTCGGCCAGCACCAGCAGCGCGGCGCCGAGCAGGGCGGAGAGCGGCAGCACCAGCCGGTGATCCGCCCCCCAGGCCAGCCGCACCAGATGCGGCACGACCAGGCCCACGAAGCCGATCAGCCCGGTGAAGGCCACGCCGGCGGAGACGGCGATGGCGGCCAGCAGCGTCGCCTGGCGCTTCACCCGCTCCACCTTCAGGCCAAGATGGAAGGCCTCGGCCTCACCCAGCACCAGGGCGTTCAGCGGCCGGGCCAGGCGCAGCAAAGCGAGGGTCGGCAGCAGCACCAAGGCCAGCAGCACCGGCATCTGCGACCAGCGCGCGCCGGACAGGCTGCCCATGGTCCAGAAGGTGATGTCGCGCGCCTGGCGCTCATCAGCCATGAAGATCAGCATGCCGGTCAGCGCCGCGGCCAGGGCGTTCACCGCGACGCCGGCCAGCAGCAGCGTCGCCACCGCCGTCACCCCCTCGCGCCGGCCGAGGCGGATGATCAGCAGCGTGGCGCCGAGCCCGCCGGCGAAGGCGGCCAGCGGCAGCAGCCACAACCCGAGCAGCCCGCCGCCCAGCGCCAGCAGCGCGCCGCCGAAGACGATGGTGGTGACGGCGCCGAGCGCCGCCCCGGCGGAGACGCCGATCAGCCCCGGATCGGCCAGCGGGTTGCGGAACAGCCCCTGCATCACCGCCCCCGCCACGCCGAGCCCGCCGCCCACCATCATGGCCAGCAGCGCGCGCGGCAGGCGGATGATGGTGAGCACCGCCGCCTCCCGCTGCAGGGCGCGCGGCAGCGGGGCGAGGCCCAGCGCGTCCAGCAGCGTCGCCCAGAGCGCGGCGCCGGAGACCGAGGCGGGGCCGAGGGCGAGCCCGGCCAGCAGCGCCGCCAGCAGCGCCAGCACACCGAAGCCCCAGGCCCCGGCCCAGGGGTGGCGCCGCGCCAGGCGGGGCAGCGTCAGCCCCGGTACCATGGGCGCTCCGGCAGGGCGGGCAAGGCGAGGCCCGGATGCAGCAGGGCGGCAACCTCCCGCCGGGCGAGCGCGGCGCGCGGGCCGAAGGTGAGATGGCCGGAATCGATGGCGTGCAGCGCGCCGGCGGCAGCGGCCGGCGTCAAGGCCAGCGCGGGGTGGCCGAGCACGGCGGCGCGCCCACCGGCCTCGCCCAGCGCATGGGGCATCATCAGCAGCAGATCGGGCGCCAGGCTGGCGCCCATCTCGGCCGAGAGCGGGCGGTAGCCGCGGAAGCCGGTGACGGCGTTGATGCCGCCCGCCGCCTCGATCAGCGCCGCGGCATGGGTGGCCTCGCCCGAGACCAGGGGCGCGCCCTGGCC
This sequence is a window from Pseudoroseomonas cervicalis. Protein-coding genes within it:
- a CDS encoding iron ABC transporter permease produces the protein MRAAGLSGAAITLVAALLLPWYLLQDGILTTPLAGFAWLNDPDYAPALGQALSQGRWWLWPAVLAPALALAAGLAPLPRARRADLYLLAGGLGLLLLVAQGEAIGVRGWNHAWLEGLFGPMEDRQFGIGWGGAVVALGLCQVLAAGLAGRGAFRGDAFTASAAVAIGVGVLLFTFLPIAALLGDAFRDPAGAFSPLASAPRLLDDRLWGLGCLAGAPRCGVVWNTVFLATLVGFGTTALGLAFALLVTRGRLRYAAPLRWLTVLPIVTPPFILGLGLILIFGRSGLVSLAAANWFGIELGRWIYGLPGLLLAQLFAFTPIAFLVLIGVVEGLSPTLEEAASMLRASPEKTFRTVTLPLLMPGLANAFLLGFIESIADFGNAVVLGGSFNVLATEIFFAVVGAQADPGRAAALSLVLLALACLIFIAQQRLTGGRKSFVSIGGKGDSGLPPALPPRIRRLCLSLALPWAGLTIALYVLAISGAFVEIWGRDYTPTLRHMVKAFDFEWADGLQLTGMAWNSVLTTLELSAIAAPITAMLGILAAWLFSRTRFAGRGVLEFATLLSFAVPGTVIGVAYLRAFNLPPLELAGTGAIIVLCFIFRNLPVGLRSGMAAMAQIDRSLDEASHTLGGGGMDAFRRVLMPLLRPALIAGLTYAFVRAMTTISAVIFLVTAETELATVFIVNRVINGDYGLAIAVAVALIVLMLAVLGLAQLAVGRRRIGRRAATPVAGTAA
- a CDS encoding ABC transporter ATP-binding protein, which encodes MSRAAEIRFNNVVKRFGTATAVRNVSFTIPAGQLCTLLGPSGCGKTTILRMVAGLEYPTEGQVMIGGRDVSGLPPAERDVSMVFQSYALFPHMSVLENVAYGLTVSGRPKREAMEAAKAALNSVGLAGFDARLPSELSGGQQQRVAVARALVLEPSVLLFDEPLSNLDARLRRHMREEIRELQQRLGVTVVYVTHDQSEALAISDKIIVMNNAVIAQEGTPSELYEAPRNAFVAGFIGDANQLPVTIGRIEGELAEVVLGQARLMLPHRGRAPGAAQVALRPEAVRLLPPDAPEAATTGRVAKAAYLGGIMEYTVETKLGPVFITAPASGPHLAAGDAVGIGVGGSGIAVLAE
- a CDS encoding cysteine hydrolase family protein; the encoded protein is MAAKRGLRYGPLGARCHHLCVDMQNLFAEGSAWHTPWMARVLPVVERLAEAQPAQTIFTRFIPQPRPGEGKGAWRRYYENWPQMTLQALPPDAVELLPSLRRFTPPAPVIDKTVYSPWLEDGLETLLQERGVDTLIISGAETDVCVLAAVLGAVDRGYRVVVPVDAICSSSDRTHDALLTLYQERFGQQIEAAATEEILRAWP
- a CDS encoding NAD(+) synthase yields the protein MSFLSLYRHGFARVAACTTRCSIAHPAANAAAMLEAARRAHEQGAALVVFPELGLSGYAIDDLLLQDTLLDAVEQALATMLAESAGLRPLLLVGAPLRHQGRLYNCAVAMQGGRLLGVTPKQHLPNYREFYEHRHFASGQGMAGSIRLLGQEVPFGGDLIYRAEDVPGLTIHAEICEDFWVPIPPSSQAALAGAVVLANLSASNITVGKAETRRLLCQSQSARCLGAYLYAAAGAGESTTDLAWDGQVSIFENGAVLAESERFPEGEQMVLADIDLDLLRQERSRQGTFDDNRRGFGAPFREIAFRLDPPQGDIGFLRALERFPFVPADAARLHQDCYEAYNIQVAGLVQRCQATRNRKIIIGVSGGLDSTQALIVAAHAMDVMGRPRSDIIAYTMPGFGTSAGTKTNAHALMASLGVTAHELDIRPAARQMLADLGHPFAQGEPVYDVTFENVQAGLRTDYLFRAANRHGGMVLGTGDLSELALGWCTYGVGDQMSHYNVNAGVPKTLIQHLIRWVIQSGQFSAEVGTTLQAILETEISPELIPADGESQALQSTEAKIGPYALQDFHLFYTLRYGFRPSKIAFLALQAWGDAARGHWPPGFPEERRNTYDLATIRHWLEVFLQRFFGFAQFKRSALPNGPKVVAGGSLSPRGDWRAPSDGNAEIWLEELRRNVPEA
- a CDS encoding RES family NAD+ phosphorylase, with product MLLSATVYRAHHPRWSFDPLSGAGAARYGGRFNPRGMAALYTSLRFETAWREAQQGFAFKAQPLTLCAYRAECDDVLDLTDPATREAHGIRPGDLACAWEDLADRGIEPPSWRLARRLREAGIAAILVPSYAPGATPEDVNAVFWDWGEAAPHSLRLVDDERRLPRDDSSWR